The following proteins are co-located in the Microvirga ossetica genome:
- a CDS encoding FdhF/YdeP family oxidoreductase, which yields MNDDAKIKPYTGPAGGWGSVKSVESILAREGRLISGNALLLKQNKPDGFACVSCAWAKPAKPHPFEYCENGAKATAWELTTKRVTPEFFAGHTLSELRTWPDHDLEEAGRLTHPMRYDRATDTYVPVAWDEAFREIGQALKGFDPRQVVLYASGRASLETSYMWALFARLYGTSNLPDSSNMCHESTSVALQESIGVPVGTVILDDFEKTDCILFFGQNVGTNSPRMLHPLQDAAKRGVPIITFNPLKERGLERFTNPQAPTEMLTGSETSISSQYHQLKIGGDIAAIMGLAKILIEADDQARAEGRSPVLDHDFIAEHTHGFEAIAEAARQAQWPELERRSGLRRATLEAAANIYARANAAMGIYGMGLTQHKAGVENVQMLANLLLLRGNIGKPGAGICPVRGHSNVQGQRTVGISEKPELVPLDKLKEQYGFEPPRWKGMTTVEVCKSIIDGEVKAFVALGGNFVRAAPETAALEEAWTRLPLSVQISTKLNRNHLIPGEVTYILPCLGRIEIDEQETGPQAVAVEDSTACIHGSKGVAKPASPDLLSEPRIVAEIAKATLPANDRVPWDEWVADYSRVRDAIEETYPDNFRGFNERMWQPGGFHRPIAARERIWKTKTGKANFIVPKSLEADLGIAENDPDVFQLMTVRSNDQFNTTVYGYHDRFRGMKGTRMVLFMNRSDIARLKLEEGDLVMLTTAVDDGVRRQVSGLRVTPYEIPEGCCASYYPECNLLIPVWHHADKSKVPAAKSIPIRIELLQRRQPEAAE from the coding sequence ATGAACGACGACGCGAAGATCAAGCCCTATACGGGTCCTGCCGGAGGCTGGGGCTCCGTAAAGTCGGTCGAAAGCATCCTCGCGCGCGAGGGGCGGCTCATCAGCGGCAACGCGCTGCTGCTCAAGCAGAACAAACCTGACGGCTTTGCCTGTGTCAGCTGTGCCTGGGCCAAGCCCGCCAAGCCCCATCCTTTCGAATATTGCGAGAACGGCGCCAAGGCGACTGCGTGGGAACTCACCACCAAGCGCGTGACACCCGAGTTCTTCGCCGGGCACACCCTCTCGGAGCTCCGGACCTGGCCCGACCATGATCTCGAAGAGGCCGGACGTCTCACGCATCCGATGCGCTACGACCGGGCAACGGACACCTATGTGCCGGTCGCCTGGGACGAGGCGTTCCGCGAGATCGGGCAGGCACTGAAAGGCTTCGATCCGCGCCAAGTGGTGCTCTACGCCTCCGGCCGCGCGTCCCTCGAGACGTCCTACATGTGGGCGCTGTTCGCCCGGCTTTACGGCACGAGTAACCTGCCCGATTCATCGAATATGTGCCACGAGAGCACCTCGGTCGCTCTGCAGGAAAGCATCGGCGTGCCGGTGGGCACGGTGATCCTCGACGATTTCGAGAAGACGGATTGCATCCTGTTCTTCGGCCAGAATGTCGGCACCAATAGCCCGCGCATGCTGCATCCTCTCCAGGACGCCGCGAAGCGCGGTGTGCCGATCATTACCTTCAATCCGCTGAAAGAACGCGGCCTCGAGCGCTTCACCAATCCGCAGGCGCCGACCGAGATGCTGACTGGGTCGGAAACGTCGATTTCGTCGCAATATCATCAGCTGAAGATCGGTGGCGACATCGCGGCGATCATGGGACTGGCCAAGATTCTGATCGAAGCTGACGACCAGGCTCGGGCGGAGGGCAGGAGCCCTGTCCTCGATCACGACTTCATCGCAGAGCACACACACGGTTTCGAGGCCATTGCGGAAGCCGCCCGGCAGGCGCAATGGCCCGAACTGGAGCGCCGCTCGGGCCTCCGCCGCGCCACCTTGGAGGCGGCCGCGAACATCTATGCGCGCGCGAATGCGGCGATGGGCATCTATGGAATGGGGCTCACGCAGCACAAAGCCGGCGTCGAGAACGTTCAGATGCTCGCCAATCTCCTTCTGCTGCGCGGAAATATCGGCAAGCCGGGAGCCGGCATCTGTCCGGTGCGCGGTCATTCCAATGTCCAAGGGCAGCGCACGGTGGGCATTTCCGAGAAGCCGGAGCTCGTGCCGCTCGACAAGCTCAAGGAGCAATACGGCTTCGAGCCGCCGCGCTGGAAAGGCATGACGACGGTCGAAGTCTGTAAGAGCATCATCGACGGCGAGGTGAAGGCATTCGTTGCCCTCGGAGGGAATTTCGTGCGGGCGGCTCCGGAAACGGCGGCGCTGGAGGAAGCCTGGACGCGACTGCCCCTCTCGGTGCAGATCTCGACCAAGCTCAATCGCAACCATCTGATCCCCGGCGAGGTCACTTACATCCTGCCTTGCCTCGGGCGAATCGAGATCGACGAACAGGAAACCGGACCTCAGGCGGTGGCGGTCGAGGATTCGACAGCGTGCATCCACGGATCCAAAGGCGTGGCGAAACCCGCAAGTCCTGATCTTCTGTCGGAGCCGCGCATCGTCGCAGAGATTGCGAAGGCGACGCTGCCCGCGAACGACAGGGTTCCCTGGGATGAATGGGTGGCCGATTATTCCCGCGTTCGCGATGCGATCGAGGAAACCTATCCGGACAATTTCCGCGGATTCAACGAACGCATGTGGCAGCCCGGCGGCTTCCATCGCCCGATCGCAGCGCGTGAGCGGATCTGGAAGACGAAGACCGGCAAGGCCAACTTCATCGTGCCCAAGAGCCTGGAAGCGGATCTCGGCATTGCAGAGAACGATCCCGATGTCTTCCAGCTCATGACCGTACGCTCCAACGACCAGTTCAACACGACCGTCTATGGCTATCACGACCGGTTCAGGGGCATGAAAGGCACGCGCATGGTGCTCTTCATGAATCGCAGCGACATAGCTCGCCTGAAGCTGGAGGAGGGCGACCTGGTGATGCTCACCACCGCCGTCGACGATGGCGTGAGGCGTCAGGTGAGCGGATTGCGCGTGACGCCCTACGAGATTCCCGAAGGCTGCTGCGCGTCCTATTATCCGGAGTGCAATCTGCTGATCCCGGTCTGGCATCACGCGGACAAGAGCAAGGTGCCGGCGGCGAAATCCATTCCGATCCGGATCGAGCTTCTGCAGCGCCGACAGCCGGAGGCAGCCGAATGA
- a CDS encoding ETC complex I subunit, which produces MPARIYKPAKSATQSGLARTKQWLLVFEQDKPREIEPLMGWTSSGDTRQQLRLWFDTKEEAIAYAEREGVAYRVEEPQEVKRRMASYSDNFKFNRVGPWTH; this is translated from the coding sequence ATGCCTGCACGGATCTACAAGCCCGCCAAGTCTGCAACCCAGTCCGGATTGGCCCGGACGAAGCAATGGCTTCTCGTCTTCGAGCAGGACAAGCCCCGCGAGATCGAGCCTCTGATGGGCTGGACCAGCTCGGGCGATACCCGCCAGCAGCTCCGTCTGTGGTTCGACACCAAGGAAGAGGCGATCGCCTACGCCGAGCGCGAGGGCGTTGCCTACCGGGTCGAGGAACCGCAGGAGGTGAAGCGGCGGATGGCCTCGTATTCCGACAATTTCAAGTTCAACCGCGTCGGCCCCTGGACCCACTAG